In the genome of Helicobacteraceae bacterium, one region contains:
- a CDS encoding flagellin — protein SSNFSKQSILIQSGSYALSQANAVQQNVLRLLQ, from the coding sequence AGCTCTAACTTCAGCAAACAGAGCATTCTAATTCAAAGCGGAAGCTACGCGTTAAGCCAAGCTAACGCCGTTCAACAAAACGTCCTAAGACTACTCCAGTAG